Part of the Desulfocurvus vexinensis DSM 17965 genome, GTCCTTGGGTGAGCGCTTCTTGAGCCCCTCGGCACCGCCAGCAAGGAATTGATCCCGCCAGCGGGTCAGGGCGGCGGCGGTCACGCCAAGTTCACGGCTCAAAATCTCGATGTCCTCACCACGCAGTAGCCTGAGCACAGCCTCGGTCTTGTGCTTGGCCCAGAACCTCTTGGGCGGCTTGCGTGCCTCATCCCCGGTTCCGGTCGGCCTATGGCCTCCCTCCACCGGGGAGGAGGCTCCTCTGCCCCTCATTCCATCCTTCGTCATCGAACACCTCCTGGGGATCTCTTACTCCCAATTCGGTGTCCAAGAAAACCGTACACCGCCCCACAAGAAGCTATTGAATTCGATGATCAGCGGCGCATCGGGCCGAAAACGGATTCAACCAACCCAGCTTGAGGGGGTAAAAATCCCCATCCCGCCGCTGCCGATTCAGCAGAAGATTGTGACCCATTGGGAGGCGGCGCAAACCGAAGCCAACACTCTGCTAGTCCAAGCCGACCAATTGCCCGATGAATTGGAAAAGCAAGTATTGGGAGCGGTTAGACTTAAAAAGAAGAAGCGAATAGCCATGCCAAAGGTCATGGTTACCAATTGGGCGGAGCTGACCAAATGGAACCAACGAGCCACTTATCTATTGGGGCAGACGCCAGACCTGAGCAAGGGTATCTATCCCGTGGTAAGTGGGCGTGAGTGCATAGCAGAGGTAAAACATGGGTGTTCGGCCAGCCCAAGCAGCAAACTGACAACACTCAAGGTGCTAAAACTCAGCGCCGTCACAAGTGGGCACTTCCTGCCTTTGGAAGCAAAATTCATTTCTGACAAAAAGCAGTTTCGGGAGAACTTCGATCTTTGCAAGGGCGACATTCTCATGTGTCGGACCAACGGAACTCTTGCCTATGTTGGGCGTCCAGCCATCCTGGATAAGGATTATCCCGATCTTATATTCCCAGACAAGCTAATGCGCGTTCGATGCAAGGCCAACGTACTTCCGGAATACCTTGAATACATTTTGAGCAGTAGCATCGCTCGTCCCCAGATCGAAGCAAACGCCAGAACGGCCGTAGGAAATCATGCCATCGGCAATGAAGATGTGTTCAATGTGGAACTACCGCTCCCGCCACTTCCCGAGCAAGAAATGCTTATCAAGGTAGTTCAAGAGGCAAGAACCGAGAGCAGGCGTACCAGGGAAGAGGCAATGAGCCTGAAAAGGAATGCTGAAAAAGAAATCGAAAAAATGATTCTCGGTACCCGCCCTGTGGAGACGCATTAATATAAGATGGAGGTAGCCAGATGCCTACCTGCTGGATCATCGCCGGACCAAACGGCGCGGGCAAAACAACATTCGCGCTGGAATACCTGCCCCGGGTGGCGGGCTGCACCCGCTTCATCAATGCCGACCTGATCGCCGCCGGGCTCTCGCCGCTTGACTCGGAGCGGGAGCTCATGGCCGCCAGCCGCCTCTTTTTGCAGGGAATCAAGGACCGCAGCGCCGCCCGCGAGAACTTCGCCTACGAAACCACCCTGGCGGGGCGCGCCTCCCTGCGGCTGGTCGAGCAGCTGCGCGCCAGCGGCTGGCGCGTGAACCTGATCTACCTGGCACTGCCGAGCGTCGAAATGTCCAGACTGCGGGTGGCCGAGCGGGTCGCCCACGGCGGGCACAACATCCCGCTGGCGGATATCAGGCGGCGTTTCCCGCGCAGCCTGCGCCATCTGCTGCACGACTTCAGCCACCGTGTCGCACACTGCACCTGCTTCATGAATGGCGGATGCAGCCCGGTGCTGGTCTTCGAGCAGCGTGGCCATGAACGCGCGATCATGGATGACGAATCCTATCAGCTTCTGGTTGAGGAGGCGAAACAATGAGCACCAGAACAATGAACAGCCCATCGCCGGAAGGACAAGAACAATTGGATGCGCTGCGTCAGGCCGTCGGCAAGGTGTTGGATAAAAAACGGCGTCTGGGCCAGTATGCCGTGACCTGGCAGGACGGCAAGCCCGTCGTCCAGGGCGAGGATGCGCCGGGCGCGGACGACGACGCCCGTTGAAGGATGACGCATGCAGGCCTCCGACTGCGCGAACGCCGCCCGCCAGGGCTTGCGTGATGCACGCCGCCACCTGGAAACCAGCGAGGCGGTGAACTGGGTCGCCCAAGAGCTCGGCTCCGCGTTGCTGTGGGCCATGAGCGCGTGGCTGCTGGCCAACGGGCATGAGGCCGCGCCCGGCGGAAGCTGGGCTGGCACGCGCCTGGCCTTCGAGAACGAAGGGCCGCCCGGATTGCGCGCGCAGGTGCTGTCATGCCACGCCAAAGTCCGTTGCCTGGACGTGGACTTGCTGGGCGGCCTTGACGACACGCTCCCTGAGATGCCGCTGGACCAATGGAAGATGGAGGCATTCACCTGCCTTGAGCGGACGGAAGAAGCCGTCCATGCCCTGCTTGCGACCATTGCGGAGCCAGACGAAACAGGCTGACTGTCGCGGACAACGAGACGCCCGTACATGCACATGCCGCCTCGACGCAGGGGCCAAATGCCGCGCGACATGCCGCCGGATGGACGCACAGGCCTGCGCAGTGACCGCCCTCCTCCCCTCGCGCGGGAACAACAACTGCGCCACTGCGTTCCTGAGCGGCACCTCCACAGTTGCGCAGGCAACCATTCCGTGGCGGACAATTTGATGGCGAAGTCCGGGGAACGCACCCCGCGGCTGGACATTCCAGGATACTTGTCGGATAGTTGCACGCCTCATGCGCACGCTGGTGGCGCTGCATCGTGCCCCCCCTCCCTGGCCCAGCACGACACTCTCCAAGAGGAGCCAAAAAAGAAATGGACGCTGCAACCCTGGTGCAATCCATCGGTCAGGAATTCGGCCTGACCCTGAAACTGAACGAACACCATGTCGCAAGCCTGATCATCGACGAGAAGTTCGAGGTCGAGTTCGAGTTTGCGGAAACCATCAACGCACTGTTCGTCTCTTCCTCCCTGGGCAGGCTGCAGCCGGGCGACACGGAAGGCATCTGCAAGGCCCTGCTGCAAGCGAACCTGTACGGAAAGGACACGGGCGGAGCCGTCTTTTCCATCGACGAGCGCACCGACGAGGTCATTCTCTTCTTCAAGGTCGAACCGGACAAGACCGTCTACGAGGACTTTCGCGCCATGGTGGAGCGCTACCTCAACACGCGGTCGCAGTGGATCGCCACCTTCGACGGCCTTGTTGCCGCCAGTGCCGACAAGGCCAGGAAGCGTTCCAGCGTCAGCGAGACGTTCTGCATCGACAGCGCCATCAGGATCTAGCGCCCCGCGAGCCGTTGCCCGCGACGGATGCGCGGCCTTGCCGCCCGCCCCGGGTGCGGGAACTTCTTCGGGGTCGCCCGGCAACACCGTTGGCACCGCGCCCGTACCCCGGCGGGCCCGTGCGCGGGGGAGCACTCCCGGAAGGCGCACCCAGGACGAACGGGACGCAGCGCTGAATGCACCTGCAACATCTTTGAATCGTATACTATTCGCGGAGCCCCAGCCGCCACGCCCCCCAGGTGGCCAGAATGTTCCAGCGTTGCGGACGGGTTGGCAGAATATTTGCTGCTGCCCTGGAAAAAAGGAGGACATCATGCCGGCAGTAGGTGGTATTGGCGCGCAGCAGGCGCCGCAGGTTGCCCAGGTTGACCATCTTGATCAACCCGGAGGAGTGCAAGGCCCGGGGGAAGGACTTGGCGGCCATCAGGCCCGTGTGGGCAACGCCCCGGGGCGGGGCATCGGGCAGCTCCTGAGCGCCTTTGCCCACGGAATAGCCGACCTGGCGCGCAGCTTTTGCAATTTCATCGCCCGGATAGGCAGCATGATCACGGGCCGGGGCGCCGGACCCGCCCAGGAGGTCCAGCCCCAGGAAGAAGAGGCGGACCTCGGCCCCAGCCCGCAGGAGGTCATCGACGGCGCGCGCTCCTGGCGGGTGGACAACAACGAGTTAATAGAAGGCGGTACGTCCCCGGCCTCTTTCAGGGAAGGCTGCATCCAATGCATGTCCGATGACGCGGGCGTGCAGCAGTTCATAGCGGAGAACCTGGACAACGGCGACTACAGCAGCGCGAACTTCACCGGCGTCGAGAACCATCCGTCCGATCCCTCAAAGTTCATCGCCAAGTTCGGCGACAAGCAGCTGGTCTTCTCCGACCGGGGTTCGAACAACCATGAATTCCGTGGACCTCTGCTCAGGGAGCAGTTGACGGGCACCCAGTTCGCCAACCTCAGAGGGCTGATCGAGCAGAACCACCTTGGACCGCACGACTCCCTCAGCCTGTACATGCTCACAGCCCTGACGAACGTGCTTCGAGATCAGACACAGAACATGTCCGCCGAGCAGAAGCATGAGGTGCGGGATGCGGTCTCGCAGATGGAGTTCGCCCACGGCAGGACGGTGGGCCAGATCGCGAACCTGTCCTTCCTGGACTAGCGCGGGCACTGCACAAAAGCATGGCGGACTGTCTTGTTCTCAAATAAAATTCAAGCATTTAATGATAAACCCACGAGACGTCCGCCATGGCGAAACACAGCGCAGATTGCATCGGTTTTCCAGAGGATCGTCTACCCCTGAGAGAACCTCCCGGGGCGCTGTGAACTCTCCGGGTTGAACCTCAATTCATTGATAAGAAACGCAAAGTTGGCTCACCCGCTGGGCCTCCCTCGTTGGAAGGTTTCGAGCGCCCTGGTCGGTGTGTTCTGGATGGCGGATTCACCCCTGGCCGGGTTCGGCTGCGCGCGCGGTTCATGATTGCCGGACCCACGGCCTTGGTCCGGCTCCGCTCGTGATGCCCGGCCAAGAGCCTTCTGCGGCGGCTCCCTCGGGGGATGGGAGCGAAGCCTTCCGGGCCGGCCTGCCCCACACTTGACAAAATGCCTTGCGCGCAGCATCCTCCATCCGTGGGGGCGCCGTGCGCCCGCGCCGTAAGCGTTAACGGTATCCAACGCACCGACCTGTCCAGCCTTGGGCAGGGGGTGCGTTTTTTTACGCCCTCCCGGTCCAGGTGGACAAAACCCAGGGAGGACCAATGGATACCGAGGATGTCACCCTGCGGCGGCGCCTGCTCAGAATGGGCGTTGCCATCTTCTTTTCCTATCTTTCCGTCGCCGTGGCGCTGCCCGTCGTCTCCATGCACGTGGGCGGCACGCTCGGGTTGGCAAACTGGCTGGGCGGCCTTGCCGTGGGTGTCGCCTTCGTGTCCACCATTCTCTCCCGGGGGTATGCCGGATACTTTGCCGACGCGCGCAGCCCGAAAGGCTGCGCCATGTGGGGGCTGCTGCTGTACATGGCCGCTGCCGGGATCTGCCTGCTGTCCTCGGGCGACTGGCTGCCCGGTTCACTGTCCTACGCGCTGCTCCTGTGCGGGCGGCTGGTGCTCGGCGTGGGTGAAAGCATGGCCCTCGTGGGCATGACGAGTTGGCACATCTCTTTAATCGGCCCCCGACACTCGGGAAGGATTCTTTCCGCCGTCGGAATGGCGATGTATGGAGCGTTTGCCGTGGGAGGGCCGCTTGGGTTGGAGGTCTATGAACGCCACGGCTTTGGCACCCTGATGTGCCTGTCCCTCCTCCTGCCGCTCCTCGGGGGCTCTTTGCTCCTCGGCGTTCGGGATGCTGCCGCGCAGCGGAACGCGGCCACTGAAAAATCCTTCCTGTGGGTCGTTCGCGTGATCTGGCGGCAGGGCGCCGTGGTCTGCCTCCAGGGCGTCGGTTTCGCCGTGCTCGGGGCGTTCATCTCCCTGCATTTCAAAAGCAGGGGCTGGCCCCATGCGGGATGGGGACTGACCTGCTTCGGTTCCGGATTCGTGCTGTGCCGCCTTCTCTTCGGCGCTTTGCCGGACAAAATCGGCGGAGTGCGCCTGGCCTCCTGCTCCCTGGCCGTGGAATTGCTCGGTCAAAGCCTCCTGTGGCTGGGCACGGATGTCTCCACAGCCCTGGCCGGGGCCTTGCTGACCGGCCTTGGCTGCTCCATGGTCTTTCCGGCCATGGGTGTGGAGGTCGTCCGGCGCGTACCGCCCGAGTTGCGAGGCACCGCCTTCGGTGGATTTGCGGCCTTCCAGGATGTGGCCTATGCCTTTTCTGCGCCCGTTGCCGGGTGGCTAGCCGACGCCCACGGCTATCCCGTGGTCTTCCTGATGGGCGCGCTGGCCGCCGCACTGGGGTTGACCATCACGATCTGCATGCGCAATGAAGCAGCGCGATACTGAGGAAAGACGTACCATGAACATGAAGATGTACTTGCCTGCGCCCGCCCTGCTTCTCGCCCTGCTGCTGGGCGCGTGTACCCAGGCTCCGTCGGGGCCGTTGTACAGGCCTTCGGGCACCCTTCCCCGCTGCGACCAGCCCAGCTTCAGCGAGTATACCGCTGAAACGCGGAACTGGATCGAGGCCAACCGGCACTTCCTGACGGAGGACCGGGCGGCGGAGATCGCGGCAAACACGCCCTTCGAGTTGCGTCCGGCCTCTGCGGGTGCCCCCCGACGCGGCATTCTGCTGGTACATGGCCTGGGCGATTCGCCAGGATGTTTCGCGGACGTGGCCCAGGCCCTGGCGCGCCAGGGGTTCCTCGTCCGGGCCATGCTGCTGCCGGGGCACGGCTCGCGGCCGGCGGATTTGATGCTCCCAGACATCGACGATTGGCGGGCGGCGGTGGGGCATCAGGTCCGCCTGCTGGAGGCCGAGGTGGACGAGGTCTGGCTTGGGGGCTTCTCCACCGGGGCAAATTTGGTGACGGCCCACGCCATCCGTTCGGGCTCCGTTTCCGGCCTGGTGCTCTTTTCGCCCGGATTCGTGCCCCGGAGCAAGAGGCTGCCCCTTGCTCCGGTGGCCAGCATCTTCATGGACTGGCTGGACATCGACGAGCCGACCGGGAACTACATGCGCTACGAATCGCTGACGGCCAACGCCGCAGCGCTTTATTACAAGAGCACCGTGGAGGTTCGCAGGCTGTTGCGGGAGCGCGGCTTCCCCGGGCCCGCGCTCATCGTGATGAGCGATGCGGACAGCGTCATTGATCCCGCTGGCGTGCTGTCCCTGTTCGAGGCACATTTCACCAATCCGGAAAGCCGGTTCATCTGGTACGGAACCCCACTGCGGACTGCGCCCCCCCGCGTCGTTGTCAGGCCGGGGCGCATTGCCGCCGAGCGCATCAGCAGCTTCTCCCATATGTGCGTCCTGTTTGCTCCCGACAATCCTTACTACGGCCGGGCAGGTCGCCTGCTGATGCTGGAAAACGGCCAGAGCACGGCGTCCGTTGACTTGAAACGGGAAAATGTCTGGTTTTCCGCCTATGGGCATGTCGAACCAGACAAATACCACGCGCGTTTGACCTGGAATCCGTACTTCTCCGAACTCATGGCGGCCATCGGAGCCCTGACCAACGCTCCGTGACGATGCCCGGTTCCGGTTCCCCGGGAGGATGCGGCGCCTCGTGCCCTCAGCCCATCGTCGTCACATAGCGGTACATGACCCAGAAGTGCGAGAAGGTGCCGAGCATGACCAGGATGTGGAATATCTCGTGGAAGCCGAAGCGCGCAGGCCAGGGGTCGGGGCGCTTGAGGGCGTAGATCACCCCGCCCGCCGTGTAGAACAGGCCCCCGGCCAGCAGCCAGGCCAGGGCGCCGGGCTGCATGGCGCGCACCAGCGGATACACGCCCACCACCACCAGCCAGCCCATGAGCACGTAGGTGCCGGTGGACAGCCAGCGCGGAGCCTGCATCCAGAACAGCTTGAGCACCAGCCCGGCCACCGCCAGCCCCCAGACCACGCCGAACAGGCTCCAGCCCCACGGCCCGCGCAGCGGGATGAGGCAGATGGGCGTGTATGTGCCTGCGATGAGGAAAAAGATCATGATGTGATCCCACTTGCGCAGGCGCGCGGTGCGCTTTGCGTCGTAGGGGATCAGGTGGTAGCAGGTGCTGGCCACGTACAGGCCGATGGCCGTGGCCCCGAACACGGAAAAGGCCACCAGGTGCCAGGGCTTGGCCGGGGACGCCGCCTCCGCCACCAGCAGCACCAGCCCGACCACGGCCAGCACGGCTCCGGCCAGGTGCGTCAGCCCGCTCACAGGGTCGCGCAGTTTGGAAAAAAGCGCCATCGTCTCCACCCTCCTTCCGGGCGCGGCGTCCCGGGGTGTGCCACGGCACCGGACCCGGCCCCAGGTCGAAGGCATTCTAGCCCAGGGCTGGCGCGCGGTCCATTGCGGGCGCAAGGAATTGCGGGCGTGCGCCCTACCCCAGCCGGAAGCGCACGCGCAGCACCCCGTCCTCGAAGCTGTGGGAAACGATCCGGAAGGTGCCGATCTGCGCCGTGTTGGCCACATGCTCGCCGATGCACGGGCAGGCGTCGTAGTCGCCCACGCGCACGATGCGCAGGGTCTGCCCGGCGTCCGGGGGCAGCCGGGCGAGGTCGAAGAGCCGCGCGGCCTCTTCGCGGGGCATCAGCTCCTCGGTCACGGGCAGGTGCTGCGCCAGCACGGCGTTCACGGCGTCCTCCACGGCCCGGGCCTGCTCCGGGGCCAGCGGGCCGGGCACGCGGTAGTCGCACTTGGACTTGCCGGGGTTGATATGCGTGCTGAAGGCGCGTCCGCAGCCCACCAGGCGGACCATGGTCTGGTTGAGCACGTGCTCGGCGGTGTGCATGGCGCGGTTCTTGTCCTGGCTCATGGCGGGGCCCTCCGGGCCGCAGGATAGGCCAGGGCCCGGCCCGGGTAAAGCCCCGGCGGGACGGCCCGCCCAGGCCGTTGACACCGCACCGCCCGCGCATCTACCCTGCCCCGGTCGGCGCCCGGCGCCGCGCCCCAGCGCACCCTGCCCAAGGAGACCCCATGACCGCCCGCACCGCCCGCCCTGCCCGCCCCGCCAACGCCGAACCCGCCGCCACCCGCACCGTGCTGCACGTGGG contains:
- a CDS encoding helix-turn-helix domain-containing protein, with amino-acid sequence MTKDGMRGRGASSPVEGGHRPTGTGDEARKPPKRFWAKHKTEAVLRLLRGEDIEILSRELGVTAAALTRWRDQFLAGGAEGLKKRSPKD
- a CDS encoding restriction endonuclease subunit S codes for the protein MISGASGRKRIQPTQLEGVKIPIPPLPIQQKIVTHWEAAQTEANTLLVQADQLPDELEKQVLGAVRLKKKKRIAMPKVMVTNWAELTKWNQRATYLLGQTPDLSKGIYPVVSGRECIAEVKHGCSASPSSKLTTLKVLKLSAVTSGHFLPLEAKFISDKKQFRENFDLCKGDILMCRTNGTLAYVGRPAILDKDYPDLIFPDKLMRVRCKANVLPEYLEYILSSSIARPQIEANARTAVGNHAIGNEDVFNVELPLPPLPEQEMLIKVVQEARTESRRTREEAMSLKRNAEKEIEKMILGTRPVETH
- a CDS encoding type III secretion system chaperone: MDAATLVQSIGQEFGLTLKLNEHHVASLIIDEKFEVEFEFAETINALFVSSSLGRLQPGDTEGICKALLQANLYGKDTGGAVFSIDERTDEVILFFKVEPDKTVYEDFRAMVERYLNTRSQWIATFDGLVAASADKARKRSSVSETFCIDSAIRI
- a CDS encoding arabinose transporter, with amino-acid sequence MDTEDVTLRRRLLRMGVAIFFSYLSVAVALPVVSMHVGGTLGLANWLGGLAVGVAFVSTILSRGYAGYFADARSPKGCAMWGLLLYMAAAGICLLSSGDWLPGSLSYALLLCGRLVLGVGESMALVGMTSWHISLIGPRHSGRILSAVGMAMYGAFAVGGPLGLEVYERHGFGTLMCLSLLLPLLGGSLLLGVRDAAAQRNAATEKSFLWVVRVIWRQGAVVCLQGVGFAVLGAFISLHFKSRGWPHAGWGLTCFGSGFVLCRLLFGALPDKIGGVRLASCSLAVELLGQSLLWLGTDVSTALAGALLTGLGCSMVFPAMGVEVVRRVPPELRGTAFGGFAAFQDVAYAFSAPVAGWLADAHGYPVVFLMGALAAALGLTITICMRNEAARY
- a CDS encoding alpha/beta hydrolase, with translation MNMKMYLPAPALLLALLLGACTQAPSGPLYRPSGTLPRCDQPSFSEYTAETRNWIEANRHFLTEDRAAEIAANTPFELRPASAGAPRRGILLVHGLGDSPGCFADVAQALARQGFLVRAMLLPGHGSRPADLMLPDIDDWRAAVGHQVRLLEAEVDEVWLGGFSTGANLVTAHAIRSGSVSGLVLFSPGFVPRSKRLPLAPVASIFMDWLDIDEPTGNYMRYESLTANAAALYYKSTVEVRRLLRERGFPGPALIVMSDADSVIDPAGVLSLFEAHFTNPESRFIWYGTPLRTAPPRVVVRPGRIAAERISSFSHMCVLFAPDNPYYGRAGRLLMLENGQSTASVDLKRENVWFSAYGHVEPDKYHARLTWNPYFSELMAAIGALTNAP
- the trhA gene encoding PAQR family membrane homeostasis protein TrhA; amino-acid sequence: MALFSKLRDPVSGLTHLAGAVLAVVGLVLLVAEAASPAKPWHLVAFSVFGATAIGLYVASTCYHLIPYDAKRTARLRKWDHIMIFFLIAGTYTPICLIPLRGPWGWSLFGVVWGLAVAGLVLKLFWMQAPRWLSTGTYVLMGWLVVVGVYPLVRAMQPGALAWLLAGGLFYTAGGVIYALKRPDPWPARFGFHEIFHILVMLGTFSHFWVMYRYVTTMG